The DNA sequence AATTGGCCGCCATTCTGGCCCAAGCTGAAACGCTGACGGATCCAGCCTACTATGTTTCCATGGATGAGGTCACATTCCTGCCCGTCCTCTCCCGTCCAGGCAAAATCCTCTGCATCGGCAAGAACTATGCCGCCCATGTCGCGGAAACGAAAAGTGAAGCCCCGAAAAAACCGCTTGTCTTCAGCAAATTCACGAGCGCTTTGGCTGCCCATAAAGAAGGCATTCCGATTCCGGTGAACACCAGCAAGGTAGATTACGAAGTCGAACTGGTGGCAGTCATCGGCAAAAAAGCTTATTGCGTCTCCCCGGAAGAAGCTCTTGAGCACGTAGCGGGCTATACAATCGGCAACGACGTGACCGCACGCGACTGGCAAAAAGGCTCTCCGCAATGGTTATTAGGAAAGTCCCCGGATAAATTCGCGCCGCTCGGACCGGTCTACGTGACCGCCGATGAGATCGATCCGAGAAATCTGGACATTTCGCTTAAACTGAACAACGAGGTTCGCCAGAACAGCAACACGAAGCATCTCATTTTCGACATCGCGACAATCGTTTCCTACATCTCCCAGCACTTTGCGCTGGAACCCGGCGACATCATCTTCACCGGAACACCGGACGGGGTCATCCTTGGTTACCCGGAAGACGAACAAGTCTGGCTGAAACCCGGCGATGTCATCGAATCCACCATCGAAGGCATCGGGACATTGGTGAATACTTTCCGATAGAAAACAGCCAAAAGGCCGCCGCATCATCCTGAACAGGATCATGCGGCGGCCTTTTCTTTCCTGAAATGGATCTGTTTAAAACGTCGGTTCGGTCCCGACCGCCTGCAGTTGGAAATGCATCATTTCCATCGCCTGCAGTAGCGCCTCGGCTGTATCCAGAGAGGTCAGGCACGGCAGATTGTTGTCCGCGGCTTCGCGGCGGATGAAATAGCCGTCGGTTTCCTCGGTCTTGCCTTCGGTCATCGTATTGATGATGAACTGGATCTCTCCGTCATGCATGCGTTTCAGGATATTTTCCCTTTTCGCCTCGCCGTTTTGGAGGATCGTAACCGGTACTTGCGCCTCCAGCAAGGCTTCCCCAGTACCCTTTGTTGCAAGCAAACGGTAGCCGACCGCAACCAAGCGTTTCGCCAGAGGCAGGATTTCGTGCTTGTCCTTGTCCGCAATCGTCAGCAGCGCCGTACCGTACTCGGGGATCTCAATATTGGCGGCCCGGAAAGCTTTGTACAGTGCTTTGGAAAGGATGACATCTTTTCCGATGATCTCCCCTGTGGACTTCATTTCCGGCCCCAGAACGGTGTCGACTT is a window from the Trichococcus shcherbakoviae genome containing:
- a CDS encoding fumarylacetoacetate hydrolase family protein, with protein sequence MQLIHFSEDGQSRIGIKTEQGFLNVAKVAVALSLPFPSYIDDVLKDPEQAAQLAAILAQAETLTDPAYYVSMDEVTFLPVLSRPGKILCIGKNYAAHVAETKSEAPKKPLVFSKFTSALAAHKEGIPIPVNTSKVDYEVELVAVIGKKAYCVSPEEALEHVAGYTIGNDVTARDWQKGSPQWLLGKSPDKFAPLGPVYVTADEIDPRNLDISLKLNNEVRQNSNTKHLIFDIATIVSYISQHFALEPGDIIFTGTPDGVILGYPEDEQVWLKPGDVIESTIEGIGTLVNTFR